One window of Oncorhynchus masou masou isolate Uvic2021 chromosome 28, UVic_Omas_1.1, whole genome shotgun sequence genomic DNA carries:
- the LOC135517694 gene encoding stearoyl-CoA desaturase 5-like: MVSVPGAVVLLDGETVVKEQMGPEDCSEMAMEARCRAGDEKADRWRSLGIVWRNVILMALLHIGAVYSILVIPRAKPLTWVWSYVCFIVTALGVTAGAHRLWSHRSYRAKLPLRVFLAAANSMAFQNDIYEWARDHRVHHKFSETDADPHNATRGFFFAHIGWLFVRKHSDVIEKGRKLDVTDLLADPVVQFQRRYYKTSVLIMCFLVPTVVPWYFWGETLWNSYFLASILRYTVSLNVTWLVNSAAHMYGNRPYDQNISPRENRWVTFGAIGEGFHNFHHTFPFDYSTSEFGLRFNPTTCFIDLMCWMGLASNRKKASVETIQSRKLRTGDGSYGAVNSTQDKEA, translated from the exons ATGGTGAGTGTTCCGGGCGCAGTTGTTCTTCTCGATGGGGAGACTGTAGTCAAGGAGCAAATGGGACCTGAGGACTGCAGCGAGATGGCGATGGAAGCTCGGTGtcgggctggagatgagaaggcTGACCGGTGGCGGTCTCTGGGAATCGTATGGAGAAACGTTATCCTCATGGCCCTTCTGCACATCGGGGCGGTGTATTCCATCCTTGTTATCCCCAGAGCGAAGCCCCTTACCTGGGTCTGGT CCTACGTGTGTTTCATCGTGACAGCCCTGGGGGTGACAGCAGGGGCCCATCGGCTGTGGAGCCACCGCTCCTACAGGGCCAAGCTTCCTCTCAGAGTCTTCCTCGCAGCCGCCAACTCCATGGCCTTCCAG aaTGATATCTATGAGTGGGCAAGAGACCACCGTGTGCACCACAAGTTCTCAGAGACAGATGCAGACCCCCACAATGCAACACGAGGCTTTTTCTTCGCTCACATTGGCTGGCTGTTTGTGCGTAAACACAGCGATGTCATCGAGAAGGGAAGAAAGCTGGACGTCACTGATCTCTTGGCTGACCCCGTGGTCCAGTTCCAGAGAAG GTATTATAAGACCTCAGTCCTGATCATGTGCTTCCTGGTTCCCACTGTGGTTCCGTGGTACTTTTGGGGTGAGACACTGTGGAACTCCTACTTCCTGGCATCCATCTTGCGTTACACGGTCTCGCTCAACGTCACCTGGCTGGTGAACAGCGCCGCCCACATGTACGGGAACCGGCCATACGACCAGAACATCAGCCCCCGCGAGAACCGCTGGGTCACCTTCGGAGCCATCG GTGAGGGTTTCCATAACTTCCACCACACGTTCCCCTTTGACTACTCTACCAGTGAGTTCGGCCTGCGCTTCAACCCCACCACCTGTTTTATCGATCTCATGTGCTGGATGGGCCTGGCCAGCAACCGCAAGAAAGCCTCCGTGGAAACAATACAGTCCAGAAAACTAAGGACAGGGGATGGGAGCTACGGAGCGGTCAACAGCACACAAGATAAAGAAGCATGA